Proteins from one Chitinophaga oryzae genomic window:
- a CDS encoding sensor histidine kinase translates to MMKYLPPLLLLLLSGLCGRSQEPPGRYNRDSLARQAEQPLPDSVRAATFFRLAEDWIEQDTGMAKKYAGQGKRLVHDNVRLQGISLYYDARLLAFTMPDSAAAIYLQAENRLKKFTDKEALRYRSMCWHDYARLLHFDKDDTESYINLMMERAIPLALQSGDRVWLGRNYLDLAYGFKNLQQHPKAETYLKQAIETLRDEKSGISFLTAAYHTLSENNSLSGHPAEAAAYMDSMRLLLLPYPHAAAWLDYYAGESMRLTVAAKFEQSLEAADKGIALAKQLKRTYPEQRLLLQKFYALYNKKDLTKARDVALDLSERQPFIHVAMNRLLIYYGLVVTYEELHNIPEAFGWLKRYSNLRDSISKSNLEAKINALEIKYRKAEDQRKITALNAANDKARSALKRTRLLNWSLSVVVLLLFSILLLGYFFYRNRKKTAAQREQIKVSQAMLQVQEEERQRVARDLHDSLGGLLASTKINLSAIAGHQPELKPIISQLDVSVTELRKIAHNMMPEMLLRLGLEAALQDLCNAFTTEQLMVRCQCLDIQPDIPQQEQVTIYRIIQELLTNAVKHAAATRILLQCNQRDNRFFITVEDNGKGFDTTADAKDGMGFINIRNRVAYLHGSIDIVSPQNRKGTSINIEVYVTSAIPAGHPG, encoded by the coding sequence ATGATGAAATACCTTCCACCCCTACTGCTGCTTTTATTATCTGGTCTTTGCGGGCGCTCCCAGGAGCCGCCGGGAAGATATAACAGGGACAGTCTTGCCCGGCAGGCGGAACAGCCGTTGCCGGACAGCGTCAGGGCAGCTACCTTTTTCCGTTTGGCAGAAGACTGGATAGAGCAGGATACCGGTATGGCAAAGAAATATGCCGGGCAGGGAAAAAGGCTGGTCCATGATAACGTCCGCCTGCAGGGCATCTCGCTTTATTATGACGCCAGGCTGCTGGCTTTCACCATGCCCGATTCCGCTGCAGCCATCTACCTGCAGGCGGAAAACAGGCTGAAGAAGTTCACCGACAAAGAGGCGCTGCGTTACCGCTCCATGTGCTGGCACGATTATGCGCGCCTTCTCCATTTCGATAAAGATGATACCGAATCGTACATTAACCTGATGATGGAGCGGGCGATCCCGCTGGCGTTGCAATCCGGCGACCGGGTGTGGCTCGGAAGAAACTACCTCGATCTGGCATACGGGTTTAAAAACCTCCAGCAGCATCCCAAAGCAGAAACTTACCTGAAGCAGGCCATTGAAACGCTGCGGGATGAAAAAAGCGGTATCAGCTTTCTGACCGCCGCCTATCATACGTTATCGGAAAACAATTCCTTGTCCGGCCACCCTGCGGAAGCGGCTGCCTATATGGACAGTATGCGGCTGTTGCTGTTGCCCTACCCTCACGCCGCCGCCTGGCTGGACTACTACGCCGGCGAAAGTATGCGCCTTACCGTAGCCGCAAAATTTGAACAGTCGCTCGAGGCCGCAGATAAAGGTATTGCGCTGGCGAAGCAACTGAAGAGAACTTACCCGGAACAACGCCTGCTGTTGCAGAAATTCTACGCCCTTTACAATAAAAAAGACCTGACGAAAGCCCGGGACGTGGCACTGGACCTGTCGGAAAGGCAACCCTTTATCCATGTTGCGATGAACCGGCTGTTGATATACTATGGCCTGGTGGTCACCTACGAAGAACTGCACAACATCCCCGAAGCTTTCGGCTGGCTGAAGCGCTACAGCAACCTGCGGGACAGCATCTCCAAAAGTAACCTCGAAGCGAAGATCAACGCGCTGGAAATAAAATACAGGAAGGCAGAAGACCAGCGGAAAATTACGGCGCTCAACGCCGCCAATGACAAGGCCCGGTCAGCCCTGAAGCGCACAAGGCTGCTGAACTGGTCGTTGAGTGTGGTCGTCCTGCTGTTGTTTTCCATCCTGCTGCTCGGTTATTTCTTCTACCGGAACAGAAAGAAAACCGCGGCCCAACGGGAACAGATAAAGGTTTCACAGGCCATGTTACAAGTCCAGGAAGAAGAGCGCCAGCGGGTGGCCCGTGACCTGCACGACAGCCTGGGCGGATTGCTCGCATCTACCAAAATAAACCTGTCAGCCATCGCTGGCCACCAGCCGGAGTTAAAACCTATTATCAGCCAGCTGGATGTTTCCGTCACCGAACTGAGAAAAATTGCACATAACATGATGCCGGAAATGTTGCTGAGGCTTGGACTGGAAGCCGCGCTGCAAGACCTCTGCAATGCTTTTACCACGGAGCAGCTGATGGTCCGGTGCCAATGCCTCGACATCCAGCCCGACATCCCGCAGCAGGAACAGGTGACCATTTACCGCATCATACAGGAACTGCTCACCAATGCGGTCAAACATGCGGCAGCCACCAGAATTTTATTACAGTGCAATCAACGGGACAACCGGTTCTTTATCACCGTGGAAGACAACGGCAAAGGGTTCGATACCACCGCTGACGCCAAAGACGGTATGGGTTTCATCAACATCCGGAACAGGGTCGCTTACCTTCACGGCAGTATCGACATTGTGAGTCCGCAAAACAGAAAAGGCACATCCATAAATATTGAAGTATATGTCACATCAGCCATACCAGCTGGCCATCCTGGATGA
- a CDS encoding response regulator, with translation MSHQPYQLAILDDHPIVLEGLVRVLSGKDAFEIAGAFTTAKDFLAFLGSRPVDVVLLDIILPDSNGMDLCKTIKAAAPDTVVLALSNHDQRSAIMKMLENGASGYLLKNASIEELVNAITDALAGQIVFSDAIREIITRPAPDMAAAPALTAREQEILKLIASGITTRRIAEMLFLSKFTVENHRKNLLQKFGVKNVAGLIQAANNQGLLN, from the coding sequence ATGTCACATCAGCCATACCAGCTGGCCATCCTGGATGATCATCCCATCGTACTGGAAGGGCTGGTCAGGGTACTTTCGGGCAAAGACGCTTTTGAAATCGCCGGCGCCTTTACCACGGCAAAAGATTTTCTCGCTTTCCTCGGCAGCCGCCCTGTAGATGTGGTGCTGCTGGATATCATCTTACCTGACAGCAACGGTATGGACCTGTGTAAAACCATCAAGGCGGCAGCCCCGGATACGGTGGTACTGGCGCTGAGTAACCACGACCAGCGCAGCGCTATCATGAAGATGCTGGAAAACGGCGCCAGTGGTTACCTGCTTAAAAACGCCTCCATCGAAGAGCTGGTGAATGCCATCACCGATGCACTGGCGGGGCAGATCGTTTTCAGCGACGCTATCCGGGAAATCATTACGCGCCCTGCGCCGGATATGGCGGCAGCGCCTGCCCTGACCGCACGGGAACAGGAAATACTGAAACTGATTGCTTCCGGCATTACCACCCGGCGTATCGCGGAAATGCTCTTCCTGAGCAAGTTCACCGTAGAAAACCACCGTAAGAACCTGCTGCAGAAGTTCGGAGTAAAAAATGTGGCAGGGCTGATACAAGCTGCCAACAACCAGGGATTGCTGAACTGA
- a CDS encoding heparin lyase I family protein → MKTPPALATLLLASSTMLIFTHCSKNMNEAPAKRASNTESSAASDMQVQSLLFNGDAALGPSAVWKVLNIEGSGTITTATDPVYGKVWKFYKPAGSHRTEGHGAKNYQAVEGDDIYIGWRSKLAIPASQKTNAVFQWKAYGSTLPMTQNYPIVISTTSTGQFHLMHFAPGKIGTEVWATSLSRNTWNTMVLRIKVSRDASTGFIEFWYNGVKQTLVNGTQRYPARTLDADFCDPKFGVYGGDDADITNYVHAIRIGSSYADAAPAGN, encoded by the coding sequence ATGAAAACACCTCCGGCCCTGGCCACCCTCCTGCTTGCCAGCAGTACCATGCTTATCTTTACCCATTGCAGCAAAAACATGAACGAAGCGCCTGCAAAGCGTGCGTCCAACACGGAAAGCAGTGCGGCGTCCGACATGCAGGTACAGTCGCTCCTGTTTAATGGCGACGCCGCATTAGGTCCGTCTGCCGTATGGAAAGTCCTTAACATAGAAGGTTCCGGCACTATCACGACAGCCACAGACCCAGTGTACGGGAAAGTCTGGAAATTCTATAAGCCTGCCGGCAGCCATCGCACCGAAGGGCATGGCGCCAAAAATTACCAGGCCGTGGAAGGCGATGACATCTATATCGGATGGCGGTCCAAACTGGCCATCCCCGCATCGCAGAAGACCAACGCGGTATTCCAGTGGAAAGCCTACGGTTCCACCCTCCCTATGACGCAGAACTATCCGATCGTGATCAGCACCACCAGCACGGGCCAGTTTCACCTGATGCATTTTGCGCCAGGCAAAATCGGCACGGAAGTATGGGCAACATCCCTCTCCCGCAACACCTGGAATACGATGGTGCTGCGCATCAAAGTATCCAGGGATGCCTCCACCGGTTTCATTGAGTTCTGGTACAATGGCGTCAAACAAACGCTTGTGAACGGCACCCAGCGATATCCTGCCCGCACCCTCGACGCCGATTTCTGTGACCCTAAGTTCGGCGTGTATGGCGGCGACGATGCTGACATTACCAACTATGTGCATGCTATCAGGATAGGGTCTTCCTATGCCGATGCAGCACCGGCTGGCAATTAA
- a CDS encoding GxGYxYP domain-containing protein yields MVNPTHPSLRTIALLLLLQLFFTLPLSAQISWPAGQILPSFPAPAQTQDLIMLRESTSRWEAEGSSLSHKTGRLESDGWLCQTGIDAANQHMIYGPYDTNLSAGPNVAEFRMKIDNNTANNDPVVDIDVRNATTGAILASQTITRQQFPVASNYTNFTLPFTIPADHQSIELRIYWRGTAYTKVDWVGVQQNGSSAEMYLFASLKGVVNRTQPRIFSYEGDAFAEGPYTWLQSLGLNWSDVTDKWSLISKYRSEIAGLIVYDPAQIHTVNLATMLAKDRRALVVSPLLLSRLTAAPYNLPVVMDLRGQFTSKLQVYQALYNTYWPNLDHRLLIGLNPEVHKSALREYAAALGAGVIWLDPAIPAESTLLNSFLASMPAGANFMGWWPEEAPGVERSSTYGIPTIASDWCTNLTMHSGTPRTINKKPIPPKPPLQNKLYVAFILSDGDNLQYIEHLMRKLWNNPDRGAVPIGWTLSPAMVDAMPGALNYLWQSSTNNDNLISGPSGYGYTYPNSWPDQQKLNQFVATTETYNQRAGFRVVTIWNTITGGISQNTGQTFALKAPSLLGMTGQNTGGGLTIYNNSLPGMALSCNYCTNEQAMKDHIASAAAGWNGNSPRFIIIQAQPWQNVTPTSFKNVAASLNADYQVVRPDHIFQLIREANSLPVGDAYLRGGALQHYRR; encoded by the coding sequence ATGGTAAACCCAACACACCCGTCTCTCAGGACCATTGCACTGCTGTTGTTGTTGCAGCTTTTTTTTACACTACCGCTTTCCGCCCAGATCAGCTGGCCCGCAGGGCAGATACTCCCTTCTTTTCCGGCGCCGGCGCAAACGCAGGACCTGATTATGCTGCGGGAATCGACTTCCCGCTGGGAGGCCGAAGGCTCCTCGCTGAGCCATAAAACAGGCAGGCTGGAATCGGACGGCTGGTTATGCCAGACCGGCATCGATGCGGCCAACCAGCACATGATCTATGGCCCTTACGATACTAACCTGTCGGCAGGCCCTAATGTGGCCGAATTCCGGATGAAAATCGACAACAATACGGCCAATAACGACCCGGTAGTGGACATCGACGTCCGGAACGCTACCACCGGCGCCATACTGGCCTCGCAGACGATTACCCGGCAACAGTTTCCCGTTGCCTCCAACTACACGAATTTTACGCTGCCCTTCACTATTCCGGCAGACCATCAGTCGATAGAGCTGCGAATATATTGGCGCGGTACCGCCTATACGAAAGTGGACTGGGTCGGTGTACAGCAAAACGGCTCTTCGGCTGAAATGTACCTGTTTGCCTCCCTGAAAGGGGTGGTTAACAGAACGCAGCCACGCATCTTCTCCTACGAAGGCGACGCCTTCGCAGAGGGGCCGTATACCTGGCTGCAGTCTTTAGGCTTAAACTGGTCGGACGTCACGGACAAATGGAGCCTTATCTCCAAATACCGCAGCGAGATAGCAGGACTGATCGTATATGACCCGGCGCAGATACATACGGTCAACCTGGCGACCATGCTGGCTAAAGACCGGCGCGCACTGGTGGTGTCCCCGCTGCTGCTGTCCAGGTTGACTGCCGCCCCTTACAACCTGCCGGTAGTAATGGACCTGCGAGGGCAGTTTACCAGCAAACTGCAGGTGTACCAGGCGCTGTATAATACCTATTGGCCTAACCTGGACCACCGCCTGTTGATCGGCCTGAACCCCGAGGTCCATAAATCCGCATTGCGCGAATATGCTGCAGCGCTGGGCGCTGGCGTTATATGGCTCGATCCGGCGATACCTGCGGAAAGCACCCTGCTGAACAGCTTCCTCGCTTCCATGCCGGCGGGCGCCAACTTTATGGGGTGGTGGCCGGAAGAAGCGCCGGGAGTGGAGCGGTCTTCCACCTATGGTATACCCACCATCGCGAGTGACTGGTGCACAAACCTGACCATGCATAGCGGCACTCCCCGGACAATCAATAAAAAGCCGATACCGCCCAAACCGCCGCTGCAGAATAAATTGTACGTGGCTTTCATCCTGAGCGACGGCGACAACCTGCAGTATATTGAACACCTGATGCGCAAGCTCTGGAACAACCCCGACCGTGGCGCAGTGCCCATCGGATGGACGCTGTCGCCCGCCATGGTAGATGCCATGCCGGGGGCGCTCAATTACCTGTGGCAAAGCTCCACCAACAATGACAACCTGATTTCCGGTCCTTCCGGTTACGGCTATACGTATCCCAACAGCTGGCCGGACCAGCAAAAGCTGAATCAGTTTGTGGCGACAACGGAGACCTACAACCAGCGTGCAGGCTTCCGCGTGGTGACTATCTGGAATACCATCACCGGGGGCATCAGTCAGAACACTGGGCAGACGTTCGCCCTGAAAGCCCCGTCACTGCTGGGGATGACAGGACAGAACACCGGCGGCGGACTGACGATCTACAATAACAGTCTGCCGGGAATGGCGCTGTCCTGTAACTATTGCACCAATGAACAGGCCATGAAAGACCACATCGCTTCCGCCGCCGCGGGATGGAACGGGAACAGCCCGCGCTTTATCATCATACAGGCGCAGCCCTGGCAGAATGTTACGCCCACCAGCTTTAAGAACGTCGCTGCTTCACTGAATGCAGACTACCAGGTGGTGCGGCCTGATCATATTTTCCAGCTGATCCGCGAAGCCAACAGCCTGCCGGTGGGCGATGCCTATTTGAGGGGAGGTGCGTTACAGCATTACCGGCGTTAG
- a CDS encoding Fur family transcriptional regulator: MKRRNTQAQTDILEVLKSSDRAMSHEQLQAVLGTKVDRATIYRVLNRFCEDGLVHKAMDDDGKQYFAYCAGCDKPNNKHNHNHFHFKCRRCGKVECLQHKMHIPLPEGYVITDFNGMISGYCSHCAPGGI; this comes from the coding sequence ATGAAAAGAAGGAATACGCAGGCGCAGACGGATATTCTGGAGGTGCTGAAATCCTCGGACAGGGCCATGAGCCATGAGCAGCTACAGGCGGTGCTGGGCACGAAAGTGGACCGGGCCACGATCTACCGGGTGTTGAACAGGTTTTGTGAAGATGGCCTGGTACATAAAGCCATGGATGACGACGGGAAGCAGTATTTCGCTTATTGTGCCGGTTGTGATAAACCGAACAATAAACACAACCACAATCATTTTCACTTTAAATGCCGCAGGTGCGGGAAGGTGGAGTGTTTGCAGCACAAGATGCACATCCCGTTGCCGGAGGGGTATGTGATCACGGACTTTAACGGTATGATATCGGGGTATTGCAGCCATTGCGCGCCCGGCGGGATATAA
- a CDS encoding MmpS family transport accessory protein, with protein MFRKLSIASLLMAAVLVTSCSKDKKEDNNDQPGHKVRFEAVGQNGGVVNAAVYGVDADTHNALNLNATTWSSPDVTAPAGAYNANIVVNGSGPSTTSTMKVRIYVDDVMKKEETAAPGKVLSVTLGYKF; from the coding sequence ATGTTCAGAAAATTATCCATTGCAAGTCTCCTCATGGCCGCCGTCCTGGTAACCTCCTGTTCCAAAGACAAGAAGGAAGATAATAACGACCAGCCCGGGCATAAAGTGCGGTTCGAAGCCGTAGGACAGAACGGCGGGGTCGTTAATGCGGCCGTGTATGGCGTAGACGCCGATACGCACAATGCGCTCAACCTTAACGCAACAACCTGGAGCAGCCCCGATGTAACAGCCCCCGCGGGCGCCTACAACGCCAATATTGTGGTCAACGGAAGCGGGCCTTCTACCACCAGCACCATGAAAGTAAGGATTTATGTGGACGATGTGATGAAGAAAGAGGAGACTGCTGCTCCCGGCAAGGTGTTGTCAGTCACGCTGGGGTATAAGTTTTAA